A genome region from Taeniopygia guttata chromosome 5, bTaeGut7.mat, whole genome shotgun sequence includes the following:
- the ZC2HC1C gene encoding zinc finger C2HC domain-containing protein 1C codes for MDFFPPAVPVVAATEFSPGSQLKYQKDNFQHGFILDKEESLKDLYAEKNQRYSYSKSAESTQDRPRHFWSSGLESKHVISQACTLSAKSLGRQKEGVDRAYPLQPISHHKSARASLLNTRSSTRVQESPNSRSSSISKEMVPAGRSQLAAELCPWTGEPEPSAPHLYRRELAYILKLEADRRKLEEAIQKKKALLGEKLKRTVETLRRIQREKELIKVEERKESEVERTHGQKATRHPEEKIFRVADTPGVGIFSGAQSAEDTIPKSGATLQPQELAVGVLKEWLVAAKYNKTNNIEIQDNIPLEHLASCSKLVPKQSLSLPALSDRDSDDHPSAEMLHRQATSAVEQEGFGQCSFCKRKFLCTRLEKHMSICGKNQDSKRKVFDSSKARARGTELEKYQQQKSSRSPQSKSPPRKNNWKQKHEALIHIMSQARQVEQILAKGREVSDLPPLPPIENEDYVACTYCGRKFAPRVAERHIPKCKNIRNRPPPPPQRRR; via the exons atggatttttttccaccGGCGGTTCCTGTGGTGGCAGCTACTGAGTTTTCTCCTGGTTCCCAGCTGAAATACCAGAAGGACAACTTTCAGCATGGATTCATACTTGACAAAGAGGAAAGTTTAAAAGATCTCTATGCAGAAAAGAACCAAAGATATTCCTATTCTAAATCTGCAGAAAGCACTCAGGACAGGCCCAGGCACTTCTGGTCAAGTGGACTAGAGAGCAAGCATGTCATCAGCCAGGCCTGTACTCTATCAGCTAAATCATTAGGCAGACAAAAAGAAGGAGTGGACCGTGCATATCCCCTGCAACCAATTTCTCACCACAAGAGTGCAAGAGCCTCACTGCTCAACACTAGAAGTTCCACACGTGTGCAGGAATCTCCAAATAGTAGATCAAGCTCAATAAGCAAAGAGATGGTTCCAGCAGGGAGATCTCAGTtagctgcagagctctgccctTGGACAGGAGAGCCTGAACCATCAGCTCCCCATCTATACAGGAGAGAGCTGGCCTACATCCTAAAGCTAGAGGCAGACAGAAGGAAGCTAGAAGAGgcaattcaaaagaaaaaggctCTTCTTGGAGAGAAACTAAAGAGGACAGTGGAGACACTTAGGAGGATTCAAAGAGAGAAGGAGCTTATCAAGGtagaggagagaaaagaaagtgaaGTGGAGAGGACCCATGGGCAAAAGGCCACAAGGCACCCTGAAGAGAAAATTTTCAGAGTTGCAGACACACCAGGTGTTGGGATCTTCAGTGGGGCACAGTCTGCAGAAGACACTATCCCCAAGTCTGGCGCCACTCTCCAACCCCAAGAGCTGGCTGTGGGGGTACTCAAGGAGTGGCTGGTGGCTGcaaaatacaacaaaacaaacaacattgAAATACAAGACAACATACCCTTGGAGCATTTAGCTTCTTGTTCAAAACTGGTCCCAAAACAGAGcctttctctccctgccctctcaGACCGAGATTCTGATGACCACCCATCTGCAGAGATGCTACACAGGCAGGCCACCAGTGCTGTGGAGCAAGAGGGGTTTGGACAGTGCAGCTTCTGCAAACGTAAGTTTCTCTGCACAAGGCTTGAGAAACACATGAGTATCTGTGGCAAGAACCAAGACTCCAAGAGGAAAGTGTTTGACTCTAGCAAGGCCAGAGCTAGGGGAACAGAACTGGAAAAGTATCAGCAGCAGAAGAGCTCAAGGAGTCCTCAG AGTAAATCACCACCCAGAAAGAACAACTGGAAACAGAAGCACGAGGCTCTCATCCACATCATGTCACAGGCCCGGCAGGTGGAGCAAATCCTCGCTAAGGGGAGGGAGGTGTCTGACCTGCCCCCATTGCCTCCCATCGAAAATGAAGACTATGTTGCCTGCACCTATTGTGGACGCAAGTTTGCTCCCCGAGTAGCTGAGAGGCATATTCCCAAATGCAAAAACATAAGGAATAGGCCCCCACCTCCACCACAGAGGAGGCGCTGA
- the ACYP1 gene encoding acylphosphatase-1, with protein MADGEGLLSVDYEVHGKVQGVFFRKYTQGEAKRLGLVGWVRNTSHGTVQGQIQGPTARVQEMQEWLRKIGSPQSRISRAEFSNEKKIEALEHKEFQILK; from the exons ATGGCGGACGGCGAGGGCTTGCTGTCCGTGGACTACGAGGTGCACGGCAAGGTGCAAGGCGTGTTCTTCCGCAAGTACACGCAG GGGGAGGCTAAGAGGCTGGGGCTTGTTGGCTGGGTCCGAAATACCAGCCATGGCACTGTGCAAGGGCAAATCCAGGGTCCAACTGCCAGGGTGCAGGAGATGCAAGAATGGCTCAGGAAGATAGGAAGTCCCCAGTCCCGTATCAGCCGAGCAGAGTTCAGCAATGAGAAGAAGATCGAGGCACTGGAGCACAAGGAATTCCAGATTTTGAAGTGA
- the ACYP1 gene encoding acylphosphatase-1 (The RefSeq protein has 2 substitutions compared to this genomic sequence), producing the protein MADGEGLLSVDYEVHGKVQGVFFRKYTQGEAKRLGLVGWVRNTSHGTVQGQIQGPTARVQEMQEWLRKIGSPQSRISRAEFSNEKKSEVLEHKEFQILK; encoded by the exons ATGGCGGACGGCGAGGGCTTGCTGTCCGTGGACTACGAGGTGCACGGCAAGGTGCAAGGCGTGTTCTTCCGCAAGTACACGCAG GGGGAGGCTAAGAGGCTGGGGCTTGTTGGCTGGGTCCGAAATACCAGCCATGGCACTGTGCAAGGGCAAATCCAGGGTCCAACTGCCAGGGTGCAGGAGATGCAAGAATGGCTCAGGAAGATAGGAAGTCCCCAGTCCCGTATCAGCCGAGCAGAGTTCAGCAATGAGAAGAAGATCGAGGCACTGGAGCACAAGGAATTCCAGATTTTGAAGTGA